A stretch of the Sulfuricurvum sp. genome encodes the following:
- a CDS encoding penicillin-binding protein 2: MRHSNKSKKILALFLVLMFGFVIFLAVMLYTAVHTRAIPSIYSEESGKAQRGSIISADGFHIATTQKLYKAVVNTRNIDPDKEELFIQLFSIYSGISAEEIRQRLHTRKGSVTLSYHISPKEAMYLKTLAFELRRLHVFIEYETPDGDRVLQGLSVIESGEAREYPYGKLLTPLLGYPRKIEEDGYTRVYGIKGLEKFFDEELNPQQNRTQKALRDVNGYLILNKKSDFKRQINGLNVKLNIPIAMQARVEAITDRIKEKLQADEIIATVMDSKSGKILALASSNRFDPSHITKDDYPSLNTNAIEYSYEPGSVIKPVIFSLLLDQHLINPYDMVNGHGGRYTMGRKTITDEHKFNMLSAEDVIVYSSNIGIAQLAQKLNGVEFTEGLKRFGFTHFSGIDLPYEKRGSVPSSAQLNNYLYKAITAYGYGMRANAMQLVKAFNVFNNGGKLINPMVVDSLVDDNGRVIPMQVQAPVQVITPATAEQMKRILIKTVNEGTGTVAKTPGLEIGGKTGTAHIAKNGGYSNNYHTSFIGFANDAKHHYTIGIMVNNPRTVYFASITSVPVFKAIVDMMIEEKYLTVDPVAAAAAAAEPTPSHPL; the protein is encoded by the coding sequence ATGCGCCATTCCAATAAATCAAAAAAAATATTAGCACTTTTTCTCGTATTAATGTTCGGCTTCGTCATTTTTTTGGCGGTTATGCTCTACACTGCCGTACATACCCGTGCCATCCCTTCTATTTACTCTGAAGAATCGGGTAAAGCACAGCGCGGTTCTATAATCAGCGCGGACGGATTTCACATCGCGACAACCCAAAAACTCTATAAAGCCGTTGTGAATACCCGTAACATCGATCCGGATAAAGAAGAACTTTTCATACAGCTGTTCAGTATCTACAGCGGTATTTCTGCCGAAGAGATCCGACAACGCCTCCATACCCGAAAAGGTTCGGTAACACTGAGCTATCATATCAGTCCGAAAGAGGCAATGTACCTTAAAACGCTCGCATTTGAATTGCGCCGCCTCCACGTATTTATCGAATACGAAACACCGGATGGAGATCGTGTTCTTCAGGGACTCAGTGTCATCGAGAGCGGCGAAGCACGCGAATATCCGTACGGCAAACTTCTCACTCCCCTTTTAGGATATCCGCGCAAAATTGAAGAAGACGGTTACACTCGCGTTTACGGAATCAAAGGATTGGAGAAATTTTTTGATGAAGAACTCAATCCGCAGCAAAACCGAACCCAAAAAGCCCTGCGCGATGTCAACGGTTATTTGATTTTAAATAAAAAAAGCGATTTCAAACGCCAAATCAACGGACTTAACGTAAAACTCAACATACCGATAGCCATGCAGGCACGTGTCGAAGCAATCACCGATCGGATTAAAGAAAAGCTCCAAGCCGATGAAATCATCGCCACTGTTATGGATTCCAAGAGCGGCAAAATCCTGGCATTGGCCAGCTCAAACCGGTTTGATCCCAGCCATATTACTAAAGATGATTATCCTTCCCTCAATACCAATGCAATCGAATACAGCTATGAACCGGGATCCGTTATCAAACCGGTCATCTTTTCACTGCTTCTTGACCAGCATCTCATCAACCCGTATGACATGGTCAACGGTCATGGCGGACGCTACACGATGGGGAGAAAAACCATTACGGATGAGCATAAATTCAACATGCTCAGCGCCGAAGACGTTATCGTCTATTCATCCAACATCGGAATAGCTCAACTGGCTCAAAAATTAAACGGCGTCGAATTTACCGAAGGACTTAAACGGTTCGGATTTACCCACTTCAGCGGGATCGATCTCCCTTATGAAAAACGGGGGTCTGTCCCCAGTTCGGCCCAGTTAAACAATTACCTCTACAAAGCGATTACAGCGTACGGATACGGTATGCGCGCCAATGCGATGCAGCTGGTCAAAGCCTTTAATGTCTTCAATAACGGAGGAAAATTGATTAATCCGATGGTTGTAGATTCTTTGGTCGATGACAACGGACGCGTCATCCCGATGCAGGTTCAAGCCCCTGTTCAGGTCATTACACCCGCAACTGCCGAACAAATGAAGCGCATTCTAATTAAAACCGTCAATGAGGGGACAGGAACGGTCGCAAAAACACCGGGATTGGAAATCGGAGGAAAAACAGGGACGGCGCATATCGCCAAAAACGGAGGATACAGTAACAACTATCATACCTCGTTTATCGGATTCGCCAATGACGCCAAACACCATTATACGATAGGTATCATGGTCAACAACCCTCGTACCGTCTACTTTGCTTCTATCACTTCCGTACCTGTATTCAAAGCGATTGTAGACATGATGATCGAAGAAAAATATCTGACGGTCGATCCAGTCGCTGCAGCAGCCGCAGCGGCAGAGCCTACCCCTTCACACCCGCTTTAA
- the fliE gene encoding flagellar hook-basal body complex protein FliE, with product MANIQSIKSLSTADLLANKSGNAVEAGGTDFAQELKNALGNVNQMQVDSEKAMSDIATGSVKDLHQAAIAIDKAEISMKLMLEVRNKALNAYKEITRTQM from the coding sequence ATGGCCAATATTCAATCGATCAAATCTCTCTCTACCGCCGATCTACTGGCTAATAAAAGCGGTAATGCCGTCGAAGCCGGAGGAACTGATTTTGCCCAAGAACTTAAAAATGCTCTTGGCAACGTCAACCAAATGCAAGTTGACAGCGAAAAAGCGATGAGCGACATCGCGACAGGCTCGGTCAAAGACCTCCATCAAGCCGCAATCGCCATTGACAAAGCCGAAATCAGTATGAAACTGATGCTTGAAGTACGGAATAAGGCGCTCAATGCTTACAAAGAAATCACACGAACGCAAATGTGA
- the prfB gene encoding peptide chain release factor 2, translating into MDHYEYTELLKTLTIKMQNVTDVVRPQEITKRLGEIETLENSDGFWNDAANAGVVQKEKTQLERRLAKYSKTFNTLGDAKDIYDMAKDEGDDETIESLFADAGELENQVKSMEIEVLLSGEHDSHNAIITIHPGAGGTESQDWASMLLRMYTRWAERHDFTVEMLDYQAGDEAGIKDAALLIKGINVYGYLKNENGIHRLVRISPYDSAAKRHTSFTSVMVSPELDDDIDIEIEDRDIRIDTYRASGAGGQHVNKTESAIRITHIPTGIVVQCQNDRSQHKNKATAFKMLKSRLYELEMEKKQAAVDGIEKSENGWGHQIRSYVLAPYQQVKDTRSGIPYSNISNILDGDIDEMIEGVLISLSRKDDDE; encoded by the coding sequence GTGGATCATTACGAATATACCGAATTACTTAAAACTTTGACAATCAAGATGCAAAACGTCACGGATGTCGTGCGACCGCAGGAAATCACAAAGCGTCTGGGCGAGATCGAAACCCTCGAAAATTCTGACGGTTTTTGGAACGATGCAGCCAATGCAGGAGTCGTACAAAAAGAGAAAACCCAGCTTGAACGCCGCCTTGCCAAATACTCCAAAACCTTTAATACCCTCGGTGATGCAAAAGACATCTATGATATGGCAAAAGACGAAGGGGACGATGAGACCATTGAAAGCCTTTTCGCCGATGCGGGAGAACTGGAAAATCAGGTCAAGTCGATGGAGATCGAAGTCCTCCTCAGCGGTGAGCATGACAGTCACAACGCCATCATCACCATCCATCCGGGTGCCGGTGGAACCGAGTCTCAAGACTGGGCGTCGATGCTGCTGCGCATGTATACCCGCTGGGCGGAACGGCATGACTTCACCGTCGAAATGCTGGACTACCAAGCCGGTGACGAGGCTGGTATCAAAGATGCCGCACTCCTCATCAAAGGGATCAATGTTTACGGGTATCTTAAAAATGAAAACGGTATTCATCGCCTCGTCCGTATCAGTCCGTACGATTCTGCGGCAAAACGCCATACCAGCTTTACTTCGGTCATGGTTTCTCCGGAACTCGACGATGACATCGATATCGAAATCGAAGACCGCGACATTCGCATCGATACCTACCGTGCATCCGGTGCGGGAGGTCAGCACGTCAACAAAACCGAATCGGCGATCCGTATCACCCATATCCCGACCGGTATCGTCGTGCAGTGCCAAAATGACCGCTCGCAGCACAAAAACAAGGCAACCGCTTTCAAAATGCTCAAATCCCGCCTCTACGAACTCGAGATGGAAAAAAAGCAAGCTGCCGTTGACGGAATCGAAAAAAGCGAAAATGGCTGGGGACATCAAATCCGTTCCTACGTCCTCGCTCCGTACCAACAAGTCAAAGACACCCGTTCCGGAATCCCATATTCCAACATCAGCAACATTCTCGATGG
- the panC gene encoding pantoate--beta-alanine ligase: MIIARSRQELQAALDTKRGSIGFVPTMGALHIGHRTLIEAARRENETVVVSIFVNPTQFLPGEDLSKYPRREEADFKICELSGVDVLFYPDVAAMYGSDEVRVCAPDVRGFILEGASRPGHFDGVLTVVMKLLNMVRPSRVYFGKKDAQQLALITQMVENLFMDVKIVPMETVREKDGLALSSRNVYLDEKQRVEALKLSAALKEATKMVMQGNLDAEKIKEAMMNLLKPLDVEYVAVVNRQFESLKEVVIGNTIVLVAARVGTTRLIDNVWM; this comes from the coding sequence ATGATTATCGCACGTTCACGGCAAGAACTTCAAGCTGCGCTTGATACTAAGAGAGGCTCAATCGGGTTTGTCCCGACGATGGGAGCTCTGCATATCGGTCATCGAACGTTGATTGAAGCCGCACGGCGTGAGAATGAGACGGTTGTTGTCTCTATTTTTGTCAACCCGACACAGTTTCTGCCGGGCGAGGATTTGAGTAAATATCCCCGACGCGAAGAGGCCGATTTTAAAATTTGCGAGCTGAGCGGAGTGGATGTCCTCTTTTATCCGGATGTGGCAGCCATGTACGGGTCTGATGAGGTACGAGTTTGTGCTCCGGATGTGCGAGGATTCATCCTCGAAGGTGCATCCCGTCCCGGACATTTTGACGGTGTCCTTACCGTGGTGATGAAACTGCTGAATATGGTACGTCCGAGTCGTGTCTATTTCGGGAAAAAAGATGCGCAGCAGTTGGCATTGATTACGCAGATGGTTGAGAATCTTTTTATGGATGTCAAGATTGTCCCGATGGAGACAGTTCGTGAAAAAGACGGATTAGCTCTGAGCAGCCGAAATGTTTATTTGGATGAGAAACAGAGGGTAGAGGCACTGAAGCTTTCCGCGGCACTGAAAGAGGCGACGAAAATGGTGATGCAGGGTAATTTGGATGCAGAGAAGATCAAAGAGGCTATGATGAATCTGCTTAAGCCGTTAGATGTGGAGTATGTCGCAGTCGTAAACCGTCAGTTTGAGTCGCTAAAAGAGGTGGTGATCGGCAATACGATCGTATTGGTCGCAGCGCGCGTCGGGACGACCCGTTTGATCGATAACGTGTGGATGTAA
- the flgC gene encoding flagellar basal body rod protein FlgC: MAFLDSFDISGYGLSAQRVRVNTISSNIANAQTTRTDEGGPYRRQEVVFKSVDFNSVYNKALEEQTSALSYSDPLKEGLSGLKANPAIMSVVVDKITRDDSAPKMKYDPSHPDADAKGYVAYPNINPVIEMADLVEATRSYQANVAAFESAKNMAGSAISILQS, from the coding sequence ATGGCATTTTTAGACAGTTTTGATATCAGCGGGTACGGGCTTTCAGCTCAACGTGTTCGCGTCAATACCATCAGTTCCAACATTGCCAATGCCCAAACAACGCGAACCGATGAGGGTGGTCCTTATCGCCGTCAAGAGGTAGTCTTTAAATCGGTGGATTTCAACAGCGTTTACAATAAAGCATTGGAAGAGCAAACTTCTGCGCTCAGCTATAGTGATCCTCTGAAAGAAGGGTTGTCCGGCCTTAAAGCCAACCCAGCTATCATGAGTGTCGTTGTGGACAAAATTACACGTGATGATTCGGCACCCAAAATGAAATACGATCCGTCTCACCCGGATGCGGATGCCAAAGGGTATGTTGCATACCCAAATATTAATCCTGTTATCGAAATGGCCGATTTAGTCGAAGCAACACGTTCGTATCAAGCGAACGTAGCCGCATTTGAAAGTGCAAAAAATATGGCGGGAAGCGCCATCAGTATATTACAATCCTAA